Proteins co-encoded in one Rhodothermia bacterium genomic window:
- a CDS encoding 2-oxo acid dehydrogenase subunit E2 has protein sequence MAIAVEMPKMSDTMEEGLLVAWLVEEGAKVKSGDVVAQVETDKATMDLEVYDDGVLLKRMIGEGESVPIGGLIAVLGKENEDFSAILAKYGQSNGVESTAAPVVEDANTTQEMPSVVSSNDDGRIKASPLARKIAEEKGVSLSGIAGSGPEGRIVKRDVEHVGAVTTPATVPAPATRAIQPVAPLPATTPAPKAAPALGIGAYKSLKITPMRRTIARRLAESKFTSPHFYLQVDADMERAIAFRTEMNKLAESRKLSKISYNDLVTKACAVALRHHPMVNASYLESEGEIRQYDYVNVAIAVAVDEGLVTPVIRNADQKGLSQIAAETQEFAGRARARTLEPTEWEGSTFTTSNLGMFGIERFTAIINPPNAAILAIGTIRDVPVVKDGTVVPGKRMALSLSCDHRVVDGAVGAAFLSEVKQYLEEPQLLLL, from the coding sequence ATGGCTATTGCGGTTGAAATGCCCAAAATGAGCGACACAATGGAGGAAGGTCTCTTGGTCGCTTGGTTGGTGGAAGAAGGTGCAAAGGTGAAATCTGGCGATGTTGTGGCCCAAGTGGAGACGGACAAGGCAACCATGGATCTTGAAGTTTATGACGATGGTGTTTTGCTCAAACGGATGATAGGGGAAGGGGAGTCGGTTCCCATTGGTGGCCTAATTGCTGTTCTCGGAAAAGAAAATGAGGACTTTTCTGCAATCTTGGCCAAATATGGGCAATCGAATGGTGTAGAATCTACAGCCGCTCCAGTGGTGGAGGACGCAAATACTACACAGGAAATGCCTTCAGTTGTATCTTCAAACGATGATGGACGGATAAAGGCCTCACCTTTGGCTCGTAAAATTGCAGAAGAAAAAGGCGTTTCGCTATCGGGTATTGCCGGAAGTGGTCCGGAAGGCCGCATCGTAAAGCGTGATGTAGAACACGTTGGTGCAGTTACAACACCCGCTACGGTTCCAGCACCTGCAACAAGAGCAATACAACCCGTTGCACCATTACCCGCAACTACACCCGCACCAAAAGCGGCTCCGGCATTAGGAATTGGGGCGTATAAGTCGCTAAAAATCACGCCCATGCGCCGCACAATTGCAAGGCGATTGGCAGAGAGCAAGTTCACCTCCCCGCATTTTTATTTGCAGGTGGATGCCGATATGGAGCGTGCCATTGCCTTCCGTACCGAGATGAATAAATTGGCCGAGTCGCGGAAATTGTCAAAAATCTCCTATAACGATTTGGTCACCAAGGCTTGTGCGGTTGCTTTACGCCACCATCCAATGGTGAATGCTTCTTACTTGGAGTCCGAAGGGGAAATCCGCCAATACGATTACGTGAATGTCGCCATTGCCGTGGCTGTTGACGAAGGCTTGGTTACGCCCGTTATCCGCAATGCCGACCAAAAGGGCTTGTCGCAAATCGCTGCCGAAACGCAGGAATTTGCTGGTCGTGCCCGCGCCCGAACCCTCGAACCCACAGAATGGGAAGGCTCTACCTTCACCACCAGCAATCTGGGGATGTTTGGCATAGAACGGTTTACGGCTATTATTAATCCACCTAATGCCGCAATTTTGGCCATCGGAACCATTCGGGATGTACCTGTGGTGAAAGATGGAACGGTGGTTCCGGGTAAACGTATGGCGTTGAGCCTCTCTTGTGATCACCGTGTGGTAGATGGAGCCGTTGGCGCGGCCTTCCTCTCAGAAGTAAAACAGTATCTGGAAGAACCACAACTGTTGTTGCTGTGA
- a CDS encoding pyruvate dehydrogenase complex E1 component subunit beta, with translation MAILQLREALRAALWEEMERDENVFLIGEEVAEYNGAYKVSQGMLDHFGEKRVIDSPISETGFSGLGVGAAMMGLRPIIEFMTWNFSMVAADQILSNAARIRYMSGGQYSIPIVFRGPNGSAGQLGATHSNSLEFFYANVPGLKVISISNPDDAKGLLKSAIRDDDPVLFMESEVMYGMKGEVSDHPDYLIPIGKARIGREGKHVTIVTWNKAYWTVMTAAEELSKMGYEAEVIDLRTIRPMDIPTVLHSVRKTNRCVVVDESNPLASIASEVAYRIQAEAFDHLDAPVLRVTNKDVPAPYAKNLIELWVPTVDEIVKACKAVMYAN, from the coding sequence ATGGCAATATTACAATTACGGGAAGCCCTTCGTGCGGCGTTGTGGGAAGAAATGGAGCGCGACGAAAATGTGTTCCTTATCGGCGAAGAAGTGGCAGAATACAATGGTGCTTATAAGGTGAGTCAAGGCATGTTAGACCACTTTGGGGAAAAGCGGGTGATAGATTCGCCTATCTCGGAAACGGGCTTTTCTGGACTGGGTGTGGGCGCAGCAATGATGGGATTACGCCCCATTATTGAGTTTATGACGTGGAACTTTAGCATGGTGGCGGCAGATCAGATTTTGTCCAATGCCGCCCGTATTCGCTACATGTCTGGCGGCCAATACAGCATCCCCATCGTCTTTCGTGGGCCAAATGGCTCTGCAGGACAACTTGGCGCAACCCATTCAAACTCGCTTGAATTCTTTTATGCAAACGTTCCGGGTCTCAAGGTGATCTCCATCTCTAATCCAGACGACGCAAAAGGACTCCTTAAATCTGCAATCCGTGACGATGATCCGGTGCTGTTTATGGAGTCGGAGGTAATGTATGGCATGAAAGGCGAAGTGTCTGACCATCCAGACTATTTGATTCCGATTGGCAAGGCACGGATTGGGCGCGAAGGGAAACACGTCACCATCGTAACGTGGAACAAGGCATATTGGACGGTCATGACCGCCGCCGAGGAACTTTCAAAAATGGGTTACGAAGCCGAGGTCATTGACTTGCGCACCATACGCCCGATGGACATCCCGACCGTACTTCACTCCGTTCGGAAAACCAACCGTTGTGTGGTGGTGGACGAGAGCAATCCGTTGGCGTCTATTGCGTCCGAAGTGGCCTATCGCATTCAGGCGGAAGCCTTCGACCATTTGGATGCGCCTGTTTTGCGGGTAACGAACAAAGATGTTCCGGCGCCCTATGCCAAAAACCTAATCGAACTCTGGGTTCCAACAGTGGACGAAATCGTTAAGGCTTGTAAAGCCGTGATGTACGCCAACTGA
- the pdhA gene encoding pyruvate dehydrogenase (acetyl-transferring) E1 component subunit alpha: protein MAKKKQETGLSETGKTNGVAPMTAYDSIDRLIDLAPIDDNDHRALGLSDEAVCDMYRNMMLQRRFEERAAQAYGRQRIGGFLHLYNGQEAISAAVRHVLRIGEDQVITAYRDHGLGLALGMTPNGCMAELFGRIDGYSRGKGGSMHFFDKKNGMCGGHGIVGGQIPVGAGIAFGLKYKGTDNVCLAFMGDGAAQQGAVHEAANLAGLYNLPVVFIVENNIYGMGTAVDRSSATLELYKRGEAYGMHCGLINGMDVLQVYKQLKQHVEWARKGEPSFVEIRTYRYRGHSMSDPQKYRTKEEMENRQNQDPIIRLKLYLENKGLATAEEIDAWDEEINQIALDSVSFAENSAFPPTETMWEDVYVQQDYPFIC from the coding sequence ATGGCAAAGAAAAAACAAGAAACCGGCCTTTCGGAAACAGGCAAAACCAATGGAGTTGCTCCTATGACCGCTTATGACAGTATAGACCGCCTGATTGACTTGGCGCCGATTGACGATAACGACCATCGGGCATTGGGGCTGAGCGACGAAGCCGTGTGCGATATGTACCGCAATATGATGCTTCAACGGCGCTTCGAAGAGCGTGCGGCGCAAGCCTATGGCCGCCAACGTATTGGTGGATTTTTGCACCTCTATAATGGGCAAGAAGCCATATCGGCTGCTGTGCGGCATGTCCTGCGCATTGGGGAAGATCAGGTGATAACCGCCTATCGAGATCATGGCCTCGGCTTGGCATTAGGCATGACCCCTAATGGCTGTATGGCCGAACTGTTTGGCCGGATAGACGGCTATTCTCGTGGAAAAGGCGGCTCTATGCACTTCTTTGATAAAAAAAATGGCATGTGCGGCGGCCACGGCATCGTCGGTGGGCAAATTCCGGTTGGTGCTGGAATTGCCTTCGGCCTTAAATATAAAGGCACGGATAATGTCTGCTTGGCCTTTATGGGTGATGGCGCGGCACAACAAGGAGCGGTTCACGAGGCTGCAAATTTGGCTGGGCTTTATAATTTACCTGTGGTGTTTATTGTCGAAAACAATATCTATGGCATGGGAACAGCGGTGGATCGCTCCTCGGCTACACTCGAACTATACAAACGCGGTGAAGCTTATGGAATGCACTGCGGATTGATTAATGGCATGGATGTGTTGCAGGTCTATAAACAACTTAAACAACACGTAGAATGGGCACGGAAAGGCGAACCAAGCTTTGTGGAAATTCGTACCTACCGCTATCGGGGCCACTCCATGTCCGACCCACAGAAGTATCGTACAAAAGAGGAAATGGAAAACCGTCAGAACCAAGACCCCATTATCCGCCTAAAGTTGTACCTCGAAAACAAGGGTCTCGCAACCGCTGAAGAAATTGATGCGTGGGACGAAGAGATCAACCAAATTGCGTTGGATAGCGTGAGTTTTGCGGAAAATAGTGCATTCCCACCCACCGAAACCATGTGGGAGGATGTTTATGTACAACAAGATTACCCCTTCATCTGCTGA
- a CDS encoding nucleoside recognition protein: MMNYIWAGLIILSLLFALGKDFSEINQDRYRNGQSLPVSLHFPEGYKPNQVNQPISLTIKANTYAQFYGIEHKEALEYEGKIRNTSKGQEISFAEGATLPEPLATIQKTTNKKGKDLQAFVGKLNLKGDSVAYASVRFQPVRFVKMQAITAAALEFADTAVTLSLSLIGVMALWLGLMQIASKVGLLEGLVKVVGPLFRPLFPGVPKDHPAMGMIILNMAANMLGLGNAATPMGIKAMHELQKLNPTEDTATNDMVMFLALNTSSVQVVPPATLVALMGLAVNELFFTILFATFFSTLFGILAAKTLSKLPKHRKTDPGVRTEVVSV; the protein is encoded by the coding sequence ATGATGAACTATATATGGGCAGGACTCATTATCTTGAGTTTGCTTTTTGCTTTGGGAAAAGACTTCTCCGAAATCAACCAAGATCGGTATCGTAATGGCCAATCGTTACCGGTCTCCTTGCATTTTCCGGAAGGTTATAAGCCCAATCAGGTTAACCAGCCTATTTCGCTTACCATAAAAGCAAACACCTATGCTCAATTCTACGGTATTGAACACAAAGAAGCCTTAGAATACGAAGGAAAAATTCGCAACACGTCTAAAGGTCAAGAGATCAGTTTTGCAGAAGGTGCAACCTTGCCAGAACCCTTGGCCACCATACAGAAGACGACCAACAAGAAAGGCAAAGACCTTCAGGCTTTTGTAGGAAAACTAAATCTGAAAGGAGATTCGGTCGCTTACGCCTCGGTACGATTTCAGCCTGTACGGTTTGTGAAAATGCAGGCAATCACGGCTGCCGCCCTCGAATTTGCGGATACCGCCGTTACCCTTTCGCTAAGTTTAATTGGCGTCATGGCGCTTTGGTTGGGCTTGATGCAAATTGCGAGCAAAGTGGGGCTTCTTGAGGGCTTGGTGAAGGTGGTAGGCCCGCTTTTCCGTCCGCTTTTTCCGGGTGTTCCCAAAGATCATCCGGCAATGGGCATGATTATCCTGAACATGGCCGCCAACATGCTGGGATTGGGTAATGCGGCTACCCCCATGGGCATCAAAGCCATGCACGAGTTGCAAAAACTGAATCCAACGGAGGATACCGCCACCAATGACATGGTTATGTTTTTGGCACTCAACACCTCCAGTGTTCAGGTTGTCCCTCCGGCAACACTTGTTGCACTTATGGGGCTTGCCGTCAATGAATTGTTCTTCACCATTTTATTTGCCACGTTTTTCTCCACCCTATTTGGTATTCTTGCCGCAAAAACGTTGAGCAAACTACCCAAGCACCGAAAAACCGACCCTGGCGTCCGTACCGAAGTCGTAAGTGTGTAG
- a CDS encoding spore maturation protein, with product MRDALDLIALFVLPTLIVGIPLYGLFKKVPVYEEFVTGAKEGFTIAVTIIPYLVAILFAIGMFRASGAMEAMTEGLRPILGAVGFPVEVLPMAIVRPLSGSGSTAVLADMIKEFGADSIYVKMAATMFGATETTFYVIAVYFGAVSIKKTRHAISAGLIADLAGMIAAIIIVRWFFG from the coding sequence ATGCGTGACGCATTAGACTTAATAGCCTTATTTGTCCTCCCAACATTGATTGTGGGGATTCCCCTTTACGGCCTCTTCAAAAAAGTGCCTGTTTACGAAGAATTTGTGACAGGCGCAAAGGAAGGTTTCACGATTGCAGTCACCATTATCCCGTATTTGGTTGCTATATTATTTGCGATCGGGATGTTTCGGGCATCTGGTGCTATGGAGGCCATGACGGAAGGATTACGTCCTATTCTTGGGGCTGTGGGCTTTCCGGTTGAGGTACTCCCGATGGCCATTGTGCGTCCTCTTTCGGGTTCTGGCTCTACGGCGGTCCTTGCAGATATGATTAAAGAATTTGGCGCGGACTCGATTTACGTCAAGATGGCAGCCACTATGTTTGGCGCTACCGAGACCACCTTTTATGTAATTGCGGTGTATTTTGGCGCGGTCAGCATCAAAAAAACCCGACATGCAATCTCGGCGGGTCTCATCGCCGACCTTGCCGGAATGATTGCTGCAATTATCATTGTGCGTTGGTTCTTTGGTTAG
- a CDS encoding FkbM family methyltransferase, which produces MKRLVKKYLHYLGLDIRKVQKGSKEDIGTDRRPIGLIHFFLQDVLKRGFSPRGILDVGANRGEWTQMAKAIFPHSDVIMIEPLEEMKPLLQKICRENPEIKWIQAGAGAKKGELIQTVWKDYNGSSFVPSAGELGLVHKEQRITPVLAINELIADYPNFQPDLVKMDIQGFELEALKGATDLFGKTELFILETSLFSFLSGTQPITRDVINFMHDAGYEFYDITEFLRRPVDGALGQVDLAFARQDGFLRRNKSWD; this is translated from the coding sequence ATGAAACGATTGGTGAAAAAATACCTACATTATTTAGGTTTAGATATACGAAAAGTACAAAAAGGCTCTAAGGAAGACATTGGTACAGACCGTAGGCCCATTGGTCTAATTCATTTTTTCCTGCAAGATGTTTTAAAGCGTGGGTTTTCCCCTCGTGGCATTTTGGATGTGGGTGCAAATCGCGGCGAATGGACACAAATGGCAAAAGCGATTTTTCCACATTCGGACGTCATAATGATCGAGCCACTCGAAGAAATGAAGCCCCTTTTGCAAAAGATCTGCCGGGAAAACCCCGAAATAAAATGGATTCAGGCAGGTGCGGGTGCGAAAAAAGGGGAATTGATCCAAACCGTTTGGAAAGATTATAACGGCTCATCCTTTGTACCTTCCGCTGGAGAATTGGGCTTAGTGCATAAAGAACAACGTATTACACCCGTCTTAGCCATAAACGAGCTTATCGCCGATTATCCGAACTTCCAACCGGACTTGGTTAAAATGGATATTCAGGGATTTGAACTTGAGGCATTAAAAGGGGCAACGGACTTATTCGGAAAGACAGAGCTTTTTATTTTAGAAACCTCGCTTTTCAGCTTCTTGTCAGGCACACAGCCTATTACCCGCGACGTGATCAACTTTATGCACGACGCTGGATATGAATTTTATGACATTACGGAGTTTCTAAGAAGACCTGTGGATGGCGCTTTGGGACAAGTTGATCTGGCTTTTGCACGACAAGATGGCTTTCTAAGACGAAACAAATCATGGGACTAA
- a CDS encoding prephenate dehydrogenase: protein MKVTFFSRITIIGTGLIGASLAKALRERYPHPLEITGYDRPQVVQEAYELGLIDRVANTLEEAVQHAELVYISVPIQKILDILSEIAPFLPSGTFVTDAGSVKSPIVAHANAVLSDANPFVGGHPMAGSEHNGPKHADAFLFENATYVLCPSPKALEDSFEQTFAPLIQLLEATGARILILDPKRHDRIAATVSHVPQLLAVSLMNMAADRNVHDDAFLKLAAGGFRDMTRIASSAFPMWEQILCANAGEVQAALTEMQARLALIQHQLAGLDVAPLRANFEQAREVRNTIPKNSKGFLHPLADVYVFAQDVPGFLFHLTKTIYDAGLNIKDMELLKIREGTGGAFRLAFDEGNEADQAVKALTLAGYVAYR from the coding sequence ATGAAGGTCACTTTTTTCTCACGGATTACCATCATTGGGACAGGCTTAATTGGTGCCTCCCTTGCAAAAGCCTTGCGGGAAAGATACCCGCATCCGCTCGAAATTACGGGCTACGACCGCCCGCAAGTGGTGCAAGAAGCATACGAACTGGGACTTATTGACCGTGTTGCGAACACGTTGGAAGAGGCCGTCCAACACGCTGAATTGGTTTATATTTCAGTTCCGATCCAAAAAATATTGGATATCCTCAGCGAAATTGCCCCTTTTTTGCCTTCTGGAACCTTTGTTACCGATGCGGGGTCGGTCAAGTCACCTATTGTAGCACACGCCAATGCCGTTCTATCCGATGCTAACCCCTTCGTAGGTGGCCACCCTATGGCCGGATCCGAACACAATGGTCCTAAACATGCCGACGCTTTTTTGTTCGAGAATGCCACCTACGTGCTTTGTCCTTCCCCAAAAGCCTTAGAAGATTCTTTTGAGCAAACGTTTGCGCCGCTTATCCAACTGCTTGAGGCAACAGGCGCACGCATTTTGATCTTAGACCCAAAACGCCACGACCGTATTGCGGCTACGGTGAGTCATGTCCCACAGTTGCTGGCCGTTTCACTGATGAACATGGCCGCTGACCGGAACGTACATGATGATGCATTTTTAAAATTGGCGGCAGGTGGCTTCCGAGACATGACGCGCATTGCCTCTTCTGCCTTCCCGATGTGGGAGCAAATTCTATGTGCGAATGCCGGAGAAGTACAAGCCGCACTTACCGAAATGCAGGCACGTTTGGCCCTTATACAACACCAACTTGCAGGCTTAGACGTAGCACCATTACGCGCAAATTTTGAACAAGCACGAGAAGTACGTAATACTATCCCCAAAAACTCCAAGGGCTTTTTGCATCCTTTAGCAGATGTTTATGTTTTTGCACAAGATGTACCCGGCTTTCTTTTTCATCTCACCAAAACCATCTATGATGCAGGCTTAAATATTAAAGATATGGAATTATTAAAAATCCGCGAAGGAACTGGAGGGGCATTCCGGCTTGCTTTTGACGAAGGGAACGAAGCAGACCAAGCCGTAAAAGCCCTTACCCTTGCTGGATATGTAGCGTATAGGTAA